CTATTCAAACATTACCAAACTAAGTGAAGTACCTAaatgttttcaataaattatgaaatttgattaccaaaaaatacaataaaagaGGGTAATACATCCTCTTCAAAAtctgatgaaacagtgaaaCAGTGAAAAACTATAGTACgataaaataatagtaaatacCCAGTTCCTACcaataaaatacaataaaagaGGGTGATACATCCTCTTCAAAATCTGATGAAACAGTGgaacagtaaaaaaatatagtacgataaaataatagtaaatacCCAGttcctgaaaaaaaaaacactcaacCCAATTTAGTGTCTGATGAAAAAAATACCAAATAGTTCCTCGAGATTACAAAAATAGCACATTTTAGTCATTCATTTATTTGAGTCAATATTTCAGGGGAGTAATTTGGGCCAGTAATGATTTTCTTCCAAAGACTTAGACTAAATTATTACACATTCACTTATTTATGGAATATTTATGTACTATAAAATAGGCGGAGAATAACTGATGAACTGAAGTGTCCCACATTTGTAATCTTGAGGAATTTGGTTGACTATCTTTAAGGATCAATTGGTAGAATATTATCGAGGAAGGGGTGAACAGGGCATTTACTCTTAAAATGAATGAAGGTCTTCAGTATAAGCATGATCAGATTGTCAAAAAGccaattgaaagagaaaaataaatggGAAAGATTCTGAAAACGATTGTATGGACTAGAGTTCATCTTATAAAGTtgattacaataaataaaaataattataggaGATTTTATTCTTACATACATCTCtagatatttattatatttctaacaAAGCCAAAGCAACGTATCTGGTGTAAGGACTAAAGACAAAAATCTCTTGAAGATGTTAAAGTCATAGAACCAAGACATGCAGATAATTTCATAATAACAAGTCCAACCTTTTCATCCTGGTTGTGAAATTTCTGATAGCTAATAGACCATAAAACACCCAAAAGAACAACTATCCTTGGTTCACATTCACACCCACCCAACTCTCTAACAACCAATTCCCCAAATTCATTGGGGGTGGCGGCCATGGGGGAGGTTGCTCACGTGATCACACCAGCACATCACAATAACAAAATTAGAAGTATCAAACAACATATCAATGCTTAAATAGTTGGATGTAAAATGGTGTGTGATGAATAAAATTAGCAATCACCTGTCTCCGATACCAAGTATATATGTGATAACAGAGTAGCCAGCACagctttttataaaagtttCAAGGCAGGTGGCTGTGATTCCAAAAGGCCCATGGTCATCAGGATGAAATTTCTGCAAATAGCTTATGATGCTACGATGCTCTGATAAAATCTAGTCAAGAAAAGATTATATATTAGTACAGCAATTACAAGATTGTGCATCCTACAACCAACATgatcatttatttaatataaaaaactaaAGAGCTAAGCAAATATGTTATTAGTAAATTTCAATATCCAATATCAATTAGCAACCTGACAGGTATTTGAATTCTTATTCCCAACGTGATCTTTTTTAGAacactataaaataaaatctctCACAGAAATATTAGCAACTAAACATATAAACTTATACATAAATCAAGTGACCAGGCTAAAACACAGCTACAAAATTCcagatattttaatattttctacaATGTTATGATGCCTAAGTCAATGAATCATTTTCAACTCCTTCAaccaataatataaaataattcagtGTAGAAGCAGATATGAAAGTAAAGATAAAACAAGATTCATAAAACATAGACCAAAAGCATTAAATTAACAAGCCTTTTTCTTATAACTTGAATTTGAACATAACTCAACACCATAAAACTGATTTGTAAGATGAAATTGGCACTACActtatacattttattttagtcATATCACTAGTCAGTGTCAGATCTCCAGCATCTTTGTCAGTTAAAAAAGGTAAATATGCTACAACTTATAACTAAATGTTAAGAAATTAACACTTGATGTATCAAACTTAAACCCTTACTATATGTCAATGCAAGAAATCTTCAGCTATGAAAAGAAGCAGCAACATGCTAATACAAGAAACAGCTTTTAAAAAGCATAAATCACCATACCTGGGCCAATGAACGAGATGGAATAAATTCCAACATGCCTTCATCTTGTCCAGTTGCTAGCACCTTGTATGGTGTGAGGTGCAAATCAAGATTTTCCAGCTTAAGTAATCGGTCCATTAGGGATACCATTTGAACAACCTACATAAAACCAACATTTATATAATTGAACTCGTGTTTTCTGAATATCTATCATGTGCGTGAATGAGAACATGGAAAAACATGTATATTTGGTGCGTCAATGCACGCATGTACTCATTTGCATGCATAACAATGAGACAGAAAAAGGATAAGTAGGAATACCAACTGGTCCTGCCGAATATCATCTccctttttaaatataattttactaGTTCCACCATTTGTTGTTCTAAAAGTAAGGCGCAGAGGATGCAGTGCACTCTTAAATATTGATGACTCTGAAGGTACAATACCACTAATGAGGACACCAGGTGCCAAAGGTGATCGTATTGGCTACAAGTAAAACATAGCAACAATAAACATACATTTTAATGACTTCAACAAATTCACTATATACaactattgaaaataaaataaattgtggAAATTAATAGTTTGTTCAACATTAATCATTAATTGAAGAAAGTAAGAGGTGAAAACAATAAATGCATACAGCTTCATGTTAGATTATTTATACCTACCTCGTCAAAATAGGTAAGTTCACTGAGAAGACCAGAAAGTAGTTGTCTAAGTTTTTCAATCTTCTTCTGTGTATTACCACGAACATTCCTTACATCTCTAGTGATCGAACACAACTGAGCTGTCAATTCAGTCTGGCGTACCAAACTCTGCCACTGTTTAAACCCATCTTCCTCTCCATTCACACCAGCTGCCATCTAAGACAAATGAGCATAATTGTCATGTTCCGATGTTCGAGAATGAATTACTCCAAAATTAAGCCACACAGATGAAACCATGATGACACATTAAAGAATCTACTTATTCATAGAgtgaaacaattttaaaatatggtGAAATATGAAAATGTTTTCTACAGTAGGTATTAGGTATTAGAAAATGAGTTtagtctaactcaaccctacAAAACTGACTTGTAAGACACCCCCTCACAACAAGGACTTAACATCTTGAGTGTCCAACAATCTTCATTAAGATAGGCaaactttgataccatattagaaAGTAGGTTTATTATTAACTCAATCCTACAAAACTTacttataaggtgagattttcacccacttatatactataatttaacTATATTTCTAGTTGATGTAGCATCTCTAACAATAGGAGTACAAATGAAGCCACAACATGCAATCtttagaaataatattttccCAATGTAGACAAGTGGAAAAATGATTCATCATGATAATAAGCATCACAGAAGCAAAACTTTGTAAAGTAAATGGGTACATATTAAGAAAATTGACTCCAAACCTTCATCATATTCTCCTCCAGAATCTCATAAGTGCAGTAAAATCGTTTGGCATATGCAGGATCATAAAGTTCAACAGCCACATACCAGCGAAGAAAGCTTGCCAATTCAATATTGCATAATGCTGACAAAATTCAGGTTTCTTTCAGAAAAAAATCAGATTTAACTAGAATCAGCACCTGAAATAGCTTTTAAACTCTCGTGCACCTACCACGTTGGACAAGGAAATGTGAAAGACGAGATTTGTCAGAACGCTCAAACCGAAGAGCCTGAACCAATTGAAGCAAGTAGCACTGAAGCTCTTCATCATCAGCTCTTTCAAGAACACTAACTGCATAAGCACGGACCTGAAATGAAGCCGTTATAAATGCCCTCAtttggttcttcaaagatgtaCAAATTTCTCCATTTGAATGAAAAAGTAGTTGCAATATTAAGTCATACATCTATAACAACAGTAAGGCAGGGAGTGCAATGTCATCTTTGTTCCTACACTTGGTATTGGAATGCTATGTTTATGcctttctttggttttgttcAATTCATGGTTGTATCAAGGAAATTTCTAAGGTACAGAGAGATTGGGCTGATTTGCTACATTTCTTTTCTCAGTTAAGGAAGATACATTATTCTCCCCCCTCATCTCTAGTTGTAATACTCTTCTCTGCTATCTGGtaaaatttctttttcaaacTAATAATAATGTGGGAAAACTAAAGGAAACTTTCTTGGTTCTTACCACTATGTCTGTTGATACTGATAGTTAAGTATGTTGATAATAAGTGTATTCCGTTATTAATGTGTTGAGGGCATTACATTCATGATTAATGCTTAGATTTCTCTCTGTACACATACACCCATATTGGTTACAATTTTCCCAAAGATCTCTCTTGAAAATTACCTCTTCACTTTCAAAAACAGGAGACAAAAGTTCCAGTGCATCAGAAACATCAATCATTTCCCACTTGCCCATCAATTCTAATGCTTGTTTTGCTTCCTGGATAAAAACAGCATCATAAAATGAAAAACTATACCACGTTTTTAGCAATAAGAATTCAAGGGGgaaaaaagaaatgaaataGAGATAGGAAGATAAGATAATGAAAATGTGTTACATCAAGAGCCACTACAGCAAAGCCATTTAGATCTAGATCCTTATTAGAGTTTCACTTAGAGTCTTTCTTGATTAATGCGGTATTATACCCCACATTTGATAATTAGAGTAAATGGTCACACTAATACCCTTTTGAAAACAGATTTTTCTAAAGGAAATATGCACTGATCTTTCTAATTGATTAAATAAACATAGCCAATACACAATGTGTGAGATATGATCACAGCTGCTACAAGTGGAGAATCGGTGCAGAATgcactatttatttattaactacTTCAGAAAACCTAACATACATTTAAGTACCACTCCTACAACATACCAAAAATCATTTATCATAATATCTGTTACTAATTTCCACAATAATAAAGGCTGACCTGAACATCACTCCATTCAACACAACGAAGGAACTTTGTAAGAGCCCTCTTTTCAGACATCAAAGAGAAGCGGAATTTCCACAAGAGCTGCCTCTCATCACCACTCAAAGTCCTTGTTGGTGGATATTTTAGTATTCTCTGAATTGACCTGACATAAAGGATCAAATAAAAAGGTTACAGAATGATTTATATGATAAAGAAAAGAAGTACAATATTATAGAGGGAAGAAAATGATATTCATAACAAAACCAATTAGAGAAATGAAAAAGGTTTGTCAGAAGAGATAATACTaactcttaataaaaaaaatcccagTACTTACAGCTAAAACTAgacaaataagaaaagaatcctaataattaaattttcatttatcaaACAGAAATATGGTCTAGATCCCTTCAAAACGGAAGAAGCACATGGTCCTGGAAAGAAATACATTATTTCAATTCTTTCACTTTCACATAAATACATTTTCCTTTTCAATTGCAAATTTCCTTGGACAAATCAGACCAAAATTGTTTTACTGaagttaaattattaaataaaatcctAGTTAAATCTGAAATCATTTAGTTTAACCACCCACCATTAAAATGTGGTAATCTAAGAACTATGGTCAATGACACTGACATTATTACATAACAAAATGTCCACGTGTATTTGAAGCGTTGCATCAAATCTGCTATGAACATATCCTCTTTCTGTAGCATAGTGTTTGGTTGGAAGGAAATGGAGGGGAGGGAAGGTCAGGATTTTGTAAACCTTTTTTGTTTGGTTCATTATTTAAGAGAAGGGAAGAGGAATGGAGGGAGCAAAATCCCTTCTAATCTAATTTTGGCTTTCCTCCAATATTGGGGGGATTTGGAGAAGAGGGAAAGTGTCAATCTAAACATTTTAATTAGTTTGAATAAATTGACCTAATTGCTTTTTCGCCTATGTAACTCATTTCTTCTCCTATCATTCTTCTTGCTGTCATGTCCAATTCTCAACCTGCCAAAGCTTCAACTGAGAAACTTCAACTCCAATTCTTCTCCCATCCATTTGCTATTGCATTTAAGTAAATTTCTATCATTTGTCACAAGTTAGTTCCCACTGTTGTGCATCTATTTGAAAACTGTCAGTCCCTTTTCATGGTTTGAATTTCTTCTTAGGCATTCAATATTTTTCATAGCAAATATAAGAACTACTCACTcattccttttgcctttgtatTATGTTTTATTCATGATTGATTGATTGATTAATGATTTGATGTTTGCATTGCATTCCTTGTAAACTGATACATGTTGCAATTATGTACTAATGTGAACTCTATATATGTTtcaatctattttaattttgtaaatgttTTATTGTGTTAGATGGATCACCAAGATTGCTAATTGTCGGCTACTATGGTTTGAATTGCGCCAAAGAGCTATAACTTTTATGTGttgtttattattatgttaataGGATGTCTTGTAAGAGAAAAATTAGTTATAGGCAGAGAGAGAGGGTGTGTGAAGAAATAATGGGTGTAACATACATATGTGCATATGTGTGTGTCACTGAACAAATTAATCATTTCAAATTCTGAGGAGGTAAATCATTTCCAACATTAATCTGATTGATATAACAGGGAAATTACATTTCTACAAAAGTTTAAGCTTACTTCCTCTCATTTGAGCTTGGCTTCAGATCCCTGTCTATGACACCACGAGTCAAACTCCTAGCCAGCTTTAACTGTTTGTGCTCAGAGGGATTTATCTTTCCCACTTCTGGATCCCAGACAATAACAATATCATTGGTTGAAGCTATAGGAGATGGCAACAAAAAATTTGCACCTGATTCCTACATTTTGTAAGAAATAAGAGTTAATGCACATGTAAGATATGTATCAGCGTTTATTATATTCTTGAAGAATAACAACAACTGCATCAATAAGTTCAGGGGTCCCCTGGTAAACTGATAACTTTACAGCAGTATGCAGGGTAGGATACATTGATAACTTAGATGGTCTATGCATCGAGTGTTAACATTCTTTATAATATAAGTTGCATGCAAACCCAAGACTGCATTTTAGGGATGACAAGACTCGGACACGCCTCTTAAATGGTTTGTCTGTGTCGGATACacgtatcggacaccgacactcgtaaGAGACTCATATGAAACTTATCCGTAAAGtgtccaattaaaaaaatatttgttggatttgtgacaattttaacacggttctaacacaattttaaaaatgaaaaatacataattttctaaaaactcaaatttattgtataaatttttattatctttctactacaaaaaaaaactaaaacatagttgtgtacataaatttttattgttaatttatataattcataattatataatatatatattacgaagtggactttaagcctaactcaaccccataaaaccggctcatgaggttgaggtttgcacccacttatatacaatgaaaggctctaatctctagtcgatgtgggattccaacacacccccctcacgccgagactgccaactcgtgcgtgggacaatatattatgggtggtccgatagcggcccgatagcgggtggcacgataggcccaacacaaacactcgctaggataggctcgaaatggctctgataccaagttGAAAGGAATAGAAAGAAATAGAAGGAATGTATTTCTGATGtgtcttacaaatgtgattacagtctctatttatagactgttttacaatcTACTTAAGGAAGGAAATAATAGGTaataaaagacaattataatggttgtttaaagctgtacaaatcaaataaaatcaaatcactaacaaatctctcctaataaatataaaatggaatctgcacttaattacagcataattctcctgattatgcaacaatatatatatttgtgttcatgtgtcctacattttagagattatacgtatctccgtCTCTGTCTATGTGTCATATCAGTATCCGTGTTagtgtctgtgctacatagGTTGCTACACTAAACCCAGAGATCATAAATACAAAACCATTTTGTGCCGGAGTATTTCAAATAAGGGGAGGGAGGACCAGTATACCATGTTAACattttactaaaaatatatatacttttgTTCGTTAACCAAGTATACCACAGGCAATTTTGTGAGACTAATACCATGGGAAATGACACAACTAAGATGCAATAATACCTGAAAAACAACTCGATGCTCAAAACTACAGAAGTCTACAACCAGGTAATGAGAACTTTCATTTTTCAAGCTTTCACGTTCCTTGATTCTCTCCATAGTTCTAAATGTGAGGCGGTCCAACCAGTCTACTCGCTGAATTTGGCCTCGTTCATACTTGTTCACAAGCTTTTCCAAACGCTCCAACTCCCCACGTTCGTGCCTGGGAACCTAATGAtgacaaaccaccaaagtatgTTTTATAAGACAGAAAGATTTCATCAAAATTTAAACCAAAAAGAAAAACGGCACTCATGCGTGTTTAAAAACATTCACTACCTTTCCAGGTGTACTAGTAGGATATGTTCCATCTGCCTCTTTTCCTGTCCAAAGCCTAAGTTTTTGCTTCCCAGTTTTGAGTTGCTTTTTGTTATTGAAGAGAAGAATTGTAGCTCCTCCAATCAATCCTTCTCCATGTGAAACATCCCAAACCTATTATCCATACATCAACATTACCGAAATAATGAAGCCCGCACTTTAAAGCAAAATTTTGGTAGAACGGAAGCTAATAAAATTCAGACATAACCAGAATTTAGTTCTTGCAACAATTCATAGTTGGCACAAAACAAGTTTTGTTCTATCACTACTTGAAGGAAGCATAAATAAACTTGTAAGCTAAATTTGCAACTTACAGTGAAGGTGAGTTGTGACTGAGCAGTTAAGTCTCGATATTTAGTTGTTAAAGTGATGAgctcattccaacaaaatggtgGTCCAGTGGACTCCAACCTTCACcagataatttaaaaatatcaaaattctcaaatacattaaaatttcaATGTAATATTATAACTATTGACAAATTGCCGATTGGGTAAAACATTCCAAAAATTGGTTAACAAACCCCACCCAATTGAATCCAAATCTTTAAATAAGCAAAACAAATGTCATCCCATAAAATTTATTCCTCCAGTACATACTAGCAAGGTTACAGTGATGGGAACACACTCTCTAACACTGGCTTTCTAACGCATTTTCTCCCTTTGATTAAAGTTTATTGAAAGTGTTATCCTAGCATTCTTTAAACTTTGATACCAAAGTTGCGTCACGTGTGAAGTATATACAGGAATCAAAATAgcacaattaaaaatataaaacctGGTTCTGGTGGGAAGGCCAAACGGCGCACCATCAATGTACAACGCACACTCCACATACAACTCCGGGATTATATTCTCCGTGGGGTCATCATTTTCTGCAATAAGCAAATAACACTAAAGTGTGAAGTGCAGAATCATGGAGTTTAATTGATGGACATTTGAGATTGCAGAAGTACTGAAACTGAGAGCAGATAATTGGGGAATTGAATCATGATATGAGGAATTAGAAAAGAGTGTGAAAGAAACCTGAATCGGGGAATTTGGAAAGGGAAAAACTGCCTTCGAGACGCTCAACGCGGAAAGTGACGGGAAGATTGATGTCGCAGGACAAGAAGAAGCGAAACTCGTTACCGGTCATTGGAACTACTTCTTTGTGCTGAACCAGTTTTGGTTGAATCACTTGCACCAAAACAGAAACAGAGTATAATGCGATCGGAATTTGTattcatcaatttttttaaattacgaAAATGAccttaaataaaaagataatgtgataataaaatatatgaaactttttttaattttttttttaaaattggattctttaatacattttttacttttataacttttttaaagatattttcaGATGttgtgtttcaattttttttagaaattatactttttacattttgaatttttaaatctaaaataaaaaataattttaaaagataatgaaGTGAAggttgaaattgatatggttttatttattcataaacAAGGGAGAGACTCACCTTTTTGCATTTTTACATGTTCTCCTTTTCGGCCCATTATTTAAGGAATATTCTTTTTGCATcacatttttaaaaatcctagggcttaaaaaaaattatcccaAGGTTTCTGAATTAGGCAATCTAAATGCGCTTATGATAAACctcattattaaatttataccTATATAAAGATCTCactgttttaaattattttttatattttattctaatttaatattttgttttattaatttattttgattatttttacattttataattttagaagttaataaaacagttttttaattttaaaattttattttatttgttctcacttaacTGATAGAAGAATAGAGAGATtgataagttaattttattttgttatcacGAACTACCAGGAGAGTGGAGAGATTGGTTACTTGTCTgttttaaactgatattcttctttattaaataagcagttttttaatttttaattttattttatttatttttacttaacTCATAGAAAAGTGGGGAGATTGGtgcattaattttattttatttggtcACTTAACTGGCAGAAGAGTGAAGAGATTGATTCTCCTAATTAAAACAGTTGTAGAAGtagtttttttcaatttttttctctcttagttTATCTCTATTATTTCTCAAATGTCTTGAAATCCAATAACATATCTATCATACATACAAAAATGCGGATGCACATGGGCAGGAGCGCCTATGTTCCTGCTAGTGATGATAGAATAAATTCTAGAATGGGTAATCCAATTAATATTTAACTAGTTTAGATTATTTATTCTAGAACACTTTCataatcaaatttattattttgaaattatttttttaaataatttaaaacctattttaaaatgatgttattttttaaatgcaaaGTTAAAAATTTAGCTTGAAATGTTATTTTCAAAGATATAAAAGCTAAAACCTTCCAACTTTAGTTGTCAAAAacttcaacaaaaaaaaaagttaattagtCCTTTCATTTAGATGGTGTTTTGTTTGAGGCTACAAATCAAAATGGTCACCATATTCAATTCACGACAAGGATACAATTGAAAAATATAGAGATTTTCAACACTTAATAAagcaaatttttaatataaactcAATTAAACATATTCAATTTATGagatttaaaacttaattatattatttttttattttccatttaaAAACACATGGACATTAACAATGCAAAGTAATATTCACTTTATCCTAATGACAACAAAATTAAACCACAaagattcaattaaaaaatataaaaaaaattgaatacttaataaaacaattttttttcattaagaaCTTAGAttgaaaatattcaaataaaaaatataaaaaaatttaaatacttaataaaataaattattttcattaagaacttagattaaaaataatcaaatttacaAGAGAATTAAACCTTAATTAAATaactgattattatttttaaatgtagaCTATCACATCACACAACTCcagtaaaaaaaagttattctaAGCAATCCAAAATATTTCCAAAACATCTCCGAGTAGAAATgttctaaaattataattagatcCTCTAAAAGCAAAATATCTTATAccgcaatttttttttattaaaaaaattaggaatgGTAAAGTGGGGCGGGCCGTGCGGGTCCGCGGCTCGCTGAAAAAAACGCGGGGCGGGTTGCTTATTTCAACCCGCTGGCCCGCTTAGGCCCGCCCCGTATAACCCGTAGCCCGCACGGGCCAAGTGCGGGGCGGAGCGGGTTGGCCCGCATAACccgcataactttaaaatgtatactttttttttcacatccctatattttcttcatgtagccttatattttatatcccaaaatttttaataacatcttactacgcatgttttatcgaaataatattatgaaatcatctacctaatgcatctaaataaaaaaaaatcaaatttttatttaaaaaattatttttttaataaatatttcttatgcggGCTGGCCCACGGACCAACCCTTATGCGGGACGGGTTGGAAAAATCAACCCACAAATTCTATGCGTGGCGGGCCAGCCCGCATTGCCACCCAAAAAAAAGATATTAGCATTCATAATGAGACTATTTCATGACatcaaacttatttttttatattatatctattgtaaaaaaatattaaaataaatataggaatcaaacttttatattaataaagactaaataaatttatgcaTTTTCAAATAAATGGTATGATCATATATATACACAATGaagaatttattgttttttttatgagatCATCCTTTTATGGAAATCATTATCCTAGAGTGcatgattattaaaaaaaatccgaacataatttttaataacaaaaataatagaaaaatatgaaatttagatTACCAAAAAATTGCATCTCAAAGAAGTCAAATGTTAATGACACAAGCATTCCGCAATTGAAGATGCTTATGATCCAAGAAGGTCAACAAAGGTATCACTCATGAATCATGATCAACAAAGGTATATACTCATTAAATTCGATTAAGTAATCATCAATACACATTATTACGTTAGAacataacattattaattataagTTATCTATGCTTATATATATGCTTATATATAATGGGAGATTCTCCACATTTATTAACCGCTCTAAattattttcctattttatgcttatttaatattttgttttattaatttattttagttatttggatattttataattttagaagttaataaaacatttttttaatttttatttattttatttgacagGAGAGTGGAGAGATTTGTACGTTAATTTTAACTTAACTGGCAGGAGAGTGGAGATATtggttacttttctgttttaaactgatattcttctttattaaataagcagttttttaattttaaaattttattttatttgt
The sequence above is a segment of the Phaseolus vulgaris cultivar G19833 chromosome 2, P. vulgaris v2.0, whole genome shotgun sequence genome. Coding sequences within it:
- the LOC137810569 gene encoding phosphatidylinositol 3-kinase, root isoform → MTGNEFRFFLSCDINLPVTFRVERLEGSFSLSKFPDSENDDPTENIIPELYVECALYIDGAPFGLPTRTRLESTGPPFCWNELITLTTKYRDLTAQSQLTFTVWDVSHGEGLIGGATILLFNNKKQLKTGKQKLRLWTGKEADGTYPTSTPGKVPRHERGELERLEKLVNKYERGQIQRVDWLDRLTFRTMERIKERESLKNESSHYLVVDFCSFEHRVVFQESGANFLLPSPIASTNDIVIVWDPEVGKINPSEHKQLKLARSLTRGVIDRDLKPSSNERKSIQRILKYPPTRTLSGDERQLLWKFRFSLMSEKRALTKFLRCVEWSDVQEAKQALELMGKWEMIDVSDALELLSPVFESEEVRAYAVSVLERADDEELQCYLLQLVQALRFERSDKSRLSHFLVQRALCNIELASFLRWYVAVELYDPAYAKRFYCTYEILEENMMKMAAGVNGEEDGFKQWQSLVRQTELTAQLCSITRDVRNVRGNTQKKIEKLRQLLSGLLSELTYFDEPIRSPLAPGVLISGIVPSESSIFKSALHPLRLTFRTTNGGTSKIIFKKGDDIRQDQLVVQMVSLMDRLLKLENLDLHLTPYKVLATGQDEGMLEFIPSRSLAQILSEHRSIISYLQKFHPDDHGPFGITATCLETFIKSCAGYSVITYILGIGDRHLDNLLLRNDGGLFHVDFGFILGRDPKPFPPPMKLCKEMVEAMGGAESQYYTRFKSYCCEAYNILRKSSNLILNLFYLMAGSNIPDIASDPEKGILKLQEKFRLDLDDEASIHFFQDLINESVSALFPQMVETIHRWAQYWR